Proteins from a genomic interval of Tiliqua scincoides isolate rTilSci1 chromosome 11, rTilSci1.hap2, whole genome shotgun sequence:
- the JAM3 gene encoding junctional adhesion molecule C — protein MALGRWTLLLLLPVLRYRILAVELSSQNVQPVVQEFQNVELSCVISSTKSANPRIEWKKIGAKETSYVYYDSKMQGDWAKRATLHSRTSLMISNVTRADRGVYRCEVVAPDDTNIGAEININLTVHVKPVAPKCRVPQSVPVGKSATLHCQEKEGFPEPTYTWYRNSEPLPKDSKTSPKFVNSSFTVNSKTGTLTFSEVQKGDTGRYHCIASNNVGSAQCEEHEMEVYDLNIAGIVGGVLVVLTVLLLITVGICCAYRKGIFAANKQNGNSYKTPAKPDGVNYIRTDEEGDFRHKSSFVI, from the exons GCTACAGAATCTTGGCTGTAGAACTGAGCTCACAGAACGTACAGCCTGTGGTCCAGGAATTCCAGA ATGTTGAACTGTCCTGTGtgatttccagcaccaagtcagCCAATCCCAGGATTGAGTGGAAGAAGATTGGAGCCAAAGAGACCTCCTACGTGTATTATGACAGCAAGATGCAAG GAGACTGGGCAAAAAGGGCAACGCTCCACAGCAGGACATCACTGATGATCTCCAACGTGACCCGCGCAGACAGAGGGGTCTACCGGTGCGAGGTGGTGGCCCCCGACGACACAAATATCGGAGCAGAAATCAACATCAACCTCACTGTTCATG TGAAGCCCGTGGCCCCCAAATGCCGAGTGCCCCAATCGGTGCCCGTGGGTAAATCCGCCACCCTCCACTGCCAGGAGAAGGAAGGCTTCCCAGAACCAACGTATACCTGGTACCGCAACAGCGAGCCCTTGCCGAAAGACTCCAAAACCAGCCCCAAATTTGTGAATTCCTCCTTCACCGTCAACTCAAAAACAGGCACTTTG ACCTTCAGCGAAGTGCAGAAGGGAGACACAGGCCGTTACCACTGCATCGCGTCAAACAATGTCGGTTCTGCCCAGTGTGAGGAACACGAGATGGAAGTCT ACGATCTCAATATTGCGGGGATTGTCGGGGGCGTCCTGGTGGTCCTCACTGTCCTGTTGCTGATCACGGTGGGAATCTGCTGTGCCTACAGGAAGGGCATCTTTGCAGCTAACAAGCAAAATGGAAACAG CTACAAGACTCCAGCAAAACCAGATGGTGTGAACTACATTCGCACAGATGAAGAG GGTGACTTCAGACACAAGTCTTCATTTGTTATATGA